A window of Haliscomenobacter hydrossis DSM 1100 contains these coding sequences:
- the recG gene encoding ATP-dependent DNA helicase RecG produces MLENILDSPIEYLKGVGPKKGELLRKELGVATFGDLLFAYPSRYIDKTQFHHIADLTEDSGSVQLKGVLRRFSTEGEGRKTRLVGQFRDESGAISLVWFTGISWLQKQLIIGQEYVIYGRVNAFKDAYSIPHPEMEVVSTENTQTATAFAPVYPSTEKLNAQGLDAKSRRRLIKLLLEKIEPAQLPETLPAYVVKKFHFPSRFESILLIHFPRTEDELKASTNRLKFEELFFLQLRLLQIKRRRKDEVKGYVFEKIGDFFNNFYQNKLPFELTNAQKRVLKEIRRDFGLGIQMNRLVQGDVGSGKTMVALLAMLMALDNGFQTCMMAPTEILAQQHFISISNYLQDSPVEVAFLSGSIKGKARKHILERLAAGEIHILIGTHALIEDWVVFKNLGLAITDEQHRFGVAQRAALWKKNKPFPPHVLVMTATPIPRTLAMTLYGDLDISVIDELPPGRKDIVTLHRTENHRLRVIGFMREQIALGRQVYIVYPMIEESEKMDLQNLMSGYEAISREFPTPEFQISILHGKMKAADKDFEMQRFVRGETQIMVATTVIEVGVNVPNASVMVIENTERFGLSQLHQLRGRVGRGAEQSYCLLMSSFKLSKDSKERIQTMVRTNNGFEIAEADLKLRGPGDLEGTQQSGIVNLRLADLAKDGKILAAAREVAARILDDDPYLKRPEHEVLAVQLAKEGKVKKAWSRIS; encoded by the coding sequence ATGCTGGAAAATATTCTGGATAGTCCAATCGAGTACCTCAAAGGGGTTGGCCCCAAAAAAGGCGAATTACTGCGCAAAGAGCTGGGTGTAGCTACTTTCGGAGATTTGCTCTTTGCCTATCCGAGCCGTTACATCGACAAAACCCAGTTTCACCACATTGCCGACCTGACCGAAGACAGCGGATCCGTACAACTCAAAGGGGTGTTGCGGCGCTTTAGTACCGAAGGAGAAGGGCGCAAGACCCGCCTGGTTGGACAATTCCGCGATGAAAGTGGCGCCATTTCCCTGGTTTGGTTTACAGGTATTTCCTGGCTGCAAAAACAATTGATCATTGGCCAAGAGTACGTGATTTACGGAAGAGTCAATGCTTTCAAAGACGCTTATTCCATTCCTCATCCGGAAATGGAAGTGGTGTCCACCGAAAACACCCAAACGGCAACTGCTTTCGCTCCGGTATACCCCAGCACGGAAAAACTCAATGCACAAGGACTGGATGCCAAAAGCCGGCGGCGATTGATTAAGCTTTTATTGGAAAAAATTGAGCCTGCCCAATTGCCAGAGACATTACCCGCATATGTGGTCAAAAAGTTCCATTTCCCCAGTCGATTTGAATCAATTTTGCTGATTCATTTTCCCCGTACCGAGGATGAACTCAAAGCCAGTACCAATCGATTGAAATTTGAAGAGCTTTTTTTCCTGCAATTGCGCTTGTTGCAAATCAAACGCCGCCGCAAGGACGAGGTGAAAGGGTATGTTTTTGAAAAAATCGGTGATTTTTTTAATAATTTTTACCAAAACAAACTGCCTTTCGAACTCACCAATGCCCAAAAACGGGTGCTTAAAGAAATTCGCCGCGACTTCGGACTAGGCATTCAAATGAATCGCCTCGTCCAAGGAGATGTCGGCAGCGGCAAAACCATGGTGGCATTGCTGGCCATGCTCATGGCGCTGGACAATGGTTTTCAAACCTGCATGATGGCGCCTACCGAAATTTTAGCCCAACAACACTTTATTTCCATCAGCAATTATTTGCAAGATTCTCCGGTCGAAGTCGCCTTTTTATCGGGTAGCATCAAGGGGAAAGCACGTAAACATATCCTGGAGCGCTTGGCCGCTGGCGAAATCCACATCCTCATTGGCACCCACGCACTCATTGAAGATTGGGTGGTGTTCAAAAACCTGGGCCTAGCCATCACCGACGAACAGCACCGTTTCGGGGTGGCGCAACGGGCTGCGCTTTGGAAAAAAAACAAACCTTTCCCACCGCATGTGCTGGTCATGACAGCTACGCCCATTCCCCGCACCCTGGCCATGACCTTGTACGGCGACCTGGACATTTCGGTGATCGATGAACTGCCGCCGGGGCGAAAAGACATCGTTACCTTGCACCGCACCGAAAATCACCGCTTGCGGGTCATTGGGTTCATGCGAGAGCAAATCGCCCTGGGGCGTCAGGTGTACATCGTGTACCCGATGATTGAAGAGTCGGAAAAAATGGATTTGCAAAACCTGATGTCGGGTTACGAAGCCATTTCGCGGGAATTTCCTACGCCGGAGTTCCAAATCAGCATTTTACACGGCAAGATGAAAGCCGCCGACAAGGATTTTGAAATGCAGCGCTTTGTACGTGGAGAGACCCAAATCATGGTGGCCACTACAGTCATTGAAGTAGGGGTAAACGTACCCAATGCCTCGGTGATGGTGATTGAAAATACCGAACGTTTTGGGCTTTCACAGCTGCACCAGTTGCGCGGCCGTGTGGGTCGCGGTGCTGAACAATCGTACTGCCTGCTCATGTCAAGCTTCAAACTGAGCAAGGACAGTAAAGAGCGCATCCAAACCATGGTGCGCACTAACAATGGTTTTGAAATTGCCGAAGCGGATTTGAAACTGCGTGGCCCCGGCGACCTTGAAGGCACCCAACAAAGTGGCATCGTCAATCTTCGTTTGGCGGATTTGGCCAAAGATGGCAAAATCCTAGCGGCG
- the rbfA gene encoding 30S ribosome-binding factor RbfA — protein sequence METIKQKQVAELVKRNFSMVLQDEGTNIYGATPLVTVTNVKVTPDLSLAKIYLSIYNTEHKQEVLLEMAEEKNRLKQALGYRLRKLVRRIPDVDFYLDDTLDEMFRIDELFGRLRADNQMGSEEE from the coding sequence ATGGAAACGATCAAACAGAAGCAGGTTGCAGAATTGGTGAAGCGGAATTTCAGTATGGTGTTGCAGGATGAGGGTACCAATATCTACGGAGCCACCCCCTTGGTTACGGTGACCAATGTAAAAGTTACGCCTGACCTTAGTCTGGCCAAAATTTACCTCAGCATCTACAATACCGAGCACAAACAAGAGGTATTGCTGGAAATGGCCGAGGAAAAAAACCGTCTTAAACAAGCGTTGGGCTACCGCTTGCGCAAACTGGTGCGCCGTATTCCGGATGTTGACTTTTATCTGGACGATACTTTGGATGAAATGTTCCGCATTGATGAACTGTTCGGACGCTTGCGGGCAGACAATCAAATGGGCAGCGAAGAGGAATAA